A stretch of the Macaca mulatta isolate MMU2019108-1 chromosome 16, T2T-MMU8v2.0, whole genome shotgun sequence genome encodes the following:
- the RFLNB gene encoding refilin-B → MVGRLSLQDVPELVDAKKKGDGALDSPDSGLPPSPSPSHWGLAAAGGGGGGGERAPAPGALEPDAAATPAAQSPACLPLTPGCVLRLCPLSFGEGVEFDPLPPKEVRYTSSVKYDSERHFIDDVHLPLGLAVASCSQTVTCIPNGTWRSYKAEVRFEPRHRPTRFLSTTIVYPKYPKTVYTTTLDYNCRKTTRRFLSSVELEATELLGGDDLSDDR, encoded by the exons ATGGTGGGCCGGCTGAGCCTGCAGGATGTGCCCGAGCTCGTGGACGCGAAGAAGAAGGGGGACGGCGCCCTGGACAGCCCGGACTCGGGGCtgccccccagccccagccccagccactgGGGGCTCGCGGCGGCCGGGGGCGGCGGAGGCGGCGGGGAGCGCGCGCCGGCACCGGGGGCGCTGGAGCCGGACGCGGCGGCGACCCCCGCGGCTCAG AGTCCAGCGTGTCTCCCCCTGACTCCCGGCTGTGTGCTGAGGCTGTGTCCCCTGTCCTTTGGCGAAGGAGTGGAGTTTGACCCCTTACCACCAAAGGAAGTAAG GTACACCTCCTCGGTCAAGTACGACTCCGAGCGGCACTTCATCGACGACGTGCACCTGCCCCTGGGCCTGGCGGTGGCCTCCTGCAGCCAGACGGTCACCTGCATCCCCAACGGCACCTGGCGCAGCTACAAGGCCGAGGTGCGCTTTGAGCCGCGCCACAGGCCCACGCGCTTCCTCAGCACCACCATCGTCTACCCCAAGTACCCCAAGACCGTCTACACCACCACCCTGGACTACAACTGCCGCAAGACGACGCGGAGGTTTCTGTCCAGCGTGGAGCTCGAAGCCACGGAGCTCCTGGGCGGCGACGACCTCTCCGACGACCGCTGA